Proteins encoded within one genomic window of Dyadobacter chenhuakuii:
- a CDS encoding sensor histidine kinase, with product MHKNLHKAGIIVAASIPVFILPARLSEGQWNDPVNLIGSEIVIFFMSLACWYCINYIQQKQGRWAGLLLSLLCCCVLSNVFYFTFNPVFKDFPFRTAPNPLGIKILMLCSRGILMSVILIPAAYFLKRDAETRFQRKEIERLAIEKVKIENRLLEQAVMERTQALQQALISLEKSQEDLEHQLYIQSRLVASITHDIRGPFGFLIVVSREISRLADAKNYAPIHEYSTELHKSLETMMGFVENLLDFTKLPVHQKLAITEQVNLAQLVKDKADLFDGIIRTHGNELEIDVDPSIHVSSNPNLLGIVLHNLIDNANKHTLNGKITIAASVKGDEAMVMLQNTGNTVPDNIMQWLNSNAGSDGAYPPLGMAERLGIGLILVKEITSLLKIRLLMESVEQVTTVTLTFSQDNA from the coding sequence ATGCATAAAAATCTTCACAAGGCAGGCATAATCGTTGCGGCTTCAATCCCTGTTTTTATTTTGCCTGCCCGCCTGTCAGAAGGGCAGTGGAATGACCCGGTAAACCTGATCGGCTCGGAAATTGTCATCTTCTTTATGAGCCTCGCTTGCTGGTATTGCATCAATTATATCCAACAAAAACAAGGGCGCTGGGCAGGGCTGCTTCTTTCATTGCTATGCTGCTGTGTGCTTTCGAATGTGTTTTATTTCACATTCAACCCCGTTTTCAAAGATTTTCCATTCAGGACAGCCCCAAACCCATTAGGGATCAAAATTCTCATGCTTTGCAGCCGTGGCATTCTCATGAGCGTTATCCTGATCCCGGCGGCCTATTTTCTTAAACGAGACGCCGAAACGCGCTTTCAGCGGAAAGAAATTGAGCGGCTCGCTATTGAAAAAGTTAAAATTGAAAACCGGCTTCTCGAGCAGGCCGTTATGGAACGCACCCAGGCTCTTCAGCAAGCATTGATCTCGTTGGAAAAATCGCAGGAAGATCTTGAACATCAGTTATATATCCAATCACGCCTGGTCGCCTCCATTACCCATGACATTCGCGGGCCATTTGGCTTTCTGATAGTTGTTTCCAGAGAAATTTCCCGGTTGGCGGACGCGAAAAATTACGCGCCTATACATGAATATAGCACCGAACTGCACAAATCACTGGAAACGATGATGGGTTTTGTGGAAAACCTGCTGGACTTTACCAAGCTTCCCGTTCATCAGAAGCTGGCTATAACCGAACAGGTAAATCTTGCACAGCTTGTAAAGGATAAGGCGGATTTGTTTGACGGAATTATCAGGACACATGGCAATGAGCTTGAAATAGATGTTGACCCATCCATTCACGTCTCCAGTAACCCGAATCTTTTAGGGATTGTCTTGCATAATTTGATTGACAATGCAAACAAACACACGCTAAACGGGAAAATAACAATTGCAGCTTCGGTAAAAGGGGACGAGGCCATGGTCATGCTTCAAAACACGGGAAATACCGTCCCCGATAACATTATGCAATGGCTGAATTCTAATGCAGGTTCAGACGGTGCATACCCGCCGCTGGGTATGGCCGAAAGACTGGGAATCGGACTGATTCTTGTGAAGGAAATTACGTCGCTTCTGAAAATCAGACTGTTGATGGAATCTGTAGAGCAGGTAACAACGGTTACCCTTACATTTTCTCAGGATAACGCATAG
- a CDS encoding RagB/SusD family nutrient uptake outer membrane protein, with product MKIKITALLMAFSLVGLTSCEDYLSETNKSGLTEDPFFQTELGMTAAVNASYSGTRLWYGKEFPSAFAETGTDLFLRGGDNKANQISDYTVDLNGAQTNLKDYWGHLYKALNTCNTALKLLPAPILSEAMNKQYEGEVRFLRAHYLWLITETWGDVVLQTEPTAGAVTTAKRSSVEDFYKVIFADLDIAIANLAPAKSTNGRITQDVAKAFKARMALTRASSTNNAEMYALAATLAKEVIASGRYALFSDFKSLWDMKNSEGGTNSEVVYYVNYTNDDTMNGDYDAAAGKGNNSHLHYIMVYDKQPGMERSVAYGRPYQRYVPTLHLLDLFDEKVDQRYAGTFQTVWLANMANLKAGTVNGYPKMAFGDTSMVFMKTVATPAQIANAAGRYKIFDRNTMYKEDGSLLLRSQFIQMSKLMDPTRLTANQEWSARDGFVIRIAELYLIAAEALMKTNPAEALTYINDLRKKRAIPGKEASMTVAAKDLNIDFILDERARELAGELLRWYDLKRTGKLVSYVQKYNMDAKANIKETHNLRPIPQVQLDAITNKDEFKQNPGYN from the coding sequence ATGAAAATAAAAATAACGGCCTTACTCATGGCTTTTTCGCTCGTGGGGCTCACTTCCTGCGAAGACTATCTTTCCGAAACCAATAAAAGCGGCCTGACCGAAGACCCGTTTTTCCAGACCGAACTGGGAATGACAGCAGCCGTAAATGCCTCTTATTCAGGTACAAGACTCTGGTATGGCAAAGAATTTCCATCTGCATTTGCCGAAACTGGCACCGATCTCTTCCTGCGCGGCGGTGATAACAAGGCCAATCAGATTTCGGATTATACCGTCGATCTGAATGGTGCTCAAACGAATTTGAAGGATTACTGGGGACATTTATATAAAGCCTTAAACACTTGTAACACAGCATTGAAGCTGCTCCCGGCGCCGATTTTGTCGGAAGCTATGAACAAGCAATATGAAGGCGAAGTGCGCTTTTTGCGGGCACATTACTTGTGGCTCATCACCGAAACCTGGGGCGATGTAGTGCTGCAAACAGAGCCAACTGCCGGTGCCGTTACTACTGCAAAAAGGTCGAGTGTAGAGGATTTTTATAAGGTGATTTTTGCTGATCTGGACATTGCAATCGCCAACCTGGCGCCCGCGAAATCGACAAACGGCCGCATCACGCAGGACGTGGCAAAAGCATTCAAAGCCAGAATGGCCCTTACCCGTGCGAGTTCGACCAACAATGCTGAGATGTATGCGTTGGCGGCCACATTGGCCAAGGAAGTGATTGCATCGGGTCGCTATGCCTTATTTTCTGATTTTAAATCGCTTTGGGATATGAAAAATTCCGAAGGCGGCACTAATTCCGAGGTCGTTTACTACGTGAATTATACCAATGACGACACCATGAACGGGGATTATGATGCGGCCGCGGGCAAGGGCAATAACAGCCATTTGCATTACATTATGGTGTACGATAAGCAGCCCGGGATGGAGCGGTCGGTTGCGTACGGGCGTCCTTACCAGCGCTATGTGCCCACATTGCATTTGCTTGATTTGTTTGACGAAAAGGTCGATCAGCGCTATGCAGGCACTTTTCAGACGGTTTGGCTTGCTAATATGGCCAATCTGAAAGCCGGAACGGTGAATGGTTATCCTAAGATGGCTTTTGGCGACACATCCATGGTTTTCATGAAAACGGTGGCTACGCCCGCACAAATTGCAAACGCAGCCGGTCGTTATAAAATCTTCGACCGCAACACCATGTATAAGGAAGACGGATCGCTGCTGTTAAGGTCTCAGTTTATTCAAATGAGCAAATTAATGGACCCAACCCGCCTGACGGCCAACCAGGAATGGAGCGCCCGCGACGGGTTTGTGATCCGGATCGCCGAACTATATCTAATCGCGGCGGAAGCATTAATGAAGACAAATCCTGCCGAAGCGCTGACTTACATTAACGATCTGCGCAAAAAACGTGCGATTCCGGGTAAAGAAGCGAGTATGACGGTCGCAGCCAAAGACCTGAACATTGATTTCATTCTCGACGAACGCGCCCGCGAGCTGGCAGGCGAACTGCTCCGCTGGTACGACTTGAAACGGACCGGAAAACTGGTAAGCTACGTTCAGAAATACAACATGGACGCCAAAGCGAACATTAAAGAAACCCATAATCTCCGCCCGATTCCGCAAGTGCAATTGGATGCGATTACAAATAAAGACGAGTTCAAACAGAATCCAGGTTATAACTGA
- a CDS encoding SusC/RagA family TonB-linked outer membrane protein: MFRKLQSVSALGLVLMYGVLPVGSQQVYAGSHAHIAANPVVLTVGKEGPNAVLDISGKVTGDNGEQLPGVSILLKGTTTGATTDANGLYKITIPAGNATLVFSYVGYISQEIEVSNRSVIDVKLLADTKALEEIVVVGYGTMKKSDVTGAITSVKAKDITAIPTTNALRSLQGKVSGIDITQSSGQPGADINIVLRGNRSLRADNKPLVLVDGIPYGSFIDINPTDIASIEVLKDVASTAIYGTRGANGVIIITTKKGSSGKSTLSFNSYVSMNKKALYPRMMNGEEYAQQKREAYRTTNGDVYRKDEDIFQVTELQYIKDKQFEDWQSYIFQNGLMQNYEINLTGGSEKTTFSTSFGYQKDKGLLLNDVYRRLNGKISVDHRLNDRFRVGLSAIYSYKNQDKRDNPLNMANKILPIAKAFNDDGTLILNPAPGYSAQFTPLADEQPGVFVNNIVDKRLFSSAYLDVKITNDLFLKSTIGLDFRDFRRGYYKGYNTVANAGRNSNSGVEINNYFNYTWENTLNYNKTIGNHQIQGLLGTSSLGTKYEEYTSSGNNQASPITSYHDLNSNTISKAIGSRLRETTIASFFGRVNYKLSNKYIFQASLRADGSSVLAAGNKWGYFPSVSGAWRVIEEPFLQDSKVFNDLKLRVSWGRSGNSTIDPYATKGGLGLSAYAFGTSAAFGYWPSVIPNPALTWETTGTWNAGLDFGLAGNRITGTVDVYRSRTRDLLLPSLLPTHTGYSEILENIGQVENKGIELAITTQNIAGKAFNWSTDWTFTLNREKIIALNNGVTRNEANKWFVGEPTKVFFDYKKIGIWQLGEEEAALDFGQNKPGDVKVADMNGNGVVDPGDRTTFSNVPKFSFGVNNHFEYKNFDLSVFVYGRIGHYINYEYNAGAYKPSALENSSNVDYWTPENPTNAFPRPNSSYSTTNYLYQSTLGYVKGSFVKIRDVSLGYNIPSALTKKIGVGRVRVYGTLQNYFTFSKIKDYDPERGGNLDFPLVKQMIFGVNIDF; the protein is encoded by the coding sequence ATGTTTAGAAAACTACAAAGCGTATCGGCCCTGGGGCTGGTGCTCATGTATGGAGTCTTACCGGTTGGTAGTCAGCAGGTTTATGCGGGAAGCCATGCGCATATCGCGGCAAATCCGGTGGTGTTGACAGTCGGGAAGGAAGGGCCGAATGCTGTTTTGGACATTTCAGGAAAAGTGACGGGCGATAATGGAGAGCAACTTCCAGGCGTCAGTATTTTACTGAAAGGAACGACTACGGGCGCTACGACGGATGCAAATGGTTTGTACAAAATCACGATCCCGGCCGGAAACGCGACGCTCGTTTTTTCTTACGTTGGTTATATCAGTCAGGAAATTGAGGTGAGTAACCGCTCGGTTATCGATGTGAAACTGCTGGCTGATACGAAGGCGCTGGAAGAAATTGTGGTGGTAGGTTACGGAACGATGAAAAAAAGTGACGTTACGGGGGCGATTACGTCGGTGAAGGCGAAGGATATTACGGCGATTCCGACTACAAATGCGCTGAGGTCGTTGCAGGGGAAGGTTTCAGGGATCGACATTACGCAGAGCTCTGGTCAGCCGGGTGCGGATATCAACATTGTTTTACGCGGAAATAGGTCGTTACGGGCTGATAATAAGCCGCTTGTGCTGGTGGATGGGATTCCATACGGTTCTTTTATTGACATTAATCCCACGGACATTGCGTCGATTGAGGTTTTGAAAGATGTGGCGTCAACTGCGATTTATGGAACGCGCGGTGCGAACGGGGTGATCATTATTACCACGAAAAAGGGCTCATCGGGCAAGTCGACGCTGTCGTTCAATTCCTATGTGTCGATGAACAAAAAGGCGCTGTATCCGCGGATGATGAACGGGGAGGAATATGCGCAGCAAAAACGTGAGGCTTACCGGACCACAAACGGCGATGTTTACCGGAAGGATGAAGATATTTTCCAGGTTACCGAATTGCAATACATTAAGGATAAGCAGTTTGAAGATTGGCAAAGCTACATTTTCCAGAACGGCTTAATGCAGAATTATGAGATCAATCTCACTGGCGGCAGCGAAAAGACAACATTCTCGACGTCATTTGGTTATCAAAAAGATAAGGGACTGCTGCTCAATGATGTATATCGCAGATTGAATGGTAAGATCAGTGTGGATCATCGGTTGAATGACCGTTTCCGGGTGGGGTTAAGCGCGATTTATTCTTACAAAAATCAGGATAAGCGCGATAATCCGCTGAATATGGCCAACAAAATTCTTCCTATTGCGAAGGCTTTTAATGATGACGGCACGTTGATCCTGAACCCTGCGCCTGGTTACAGCGCGCAATTTACGCCGCTGGCCGACGAGCAGCCGGGCGTTTTTGTAAACAACATTGTGGACAAACGCCTGTTTTCTTCGGCTTACCTGGATGTAAAAATTACGAATGATCTGTTTTTGAAATCAACGATCGGTCTGGATTTCAGGGACTTCCGTCGCGGATATTACAAAGGTTATAACACGGTTGCGAATGCGGGCCGTAACTCGAACTCGGGGGTTGAGATCAATAATTACTTCAACTACACCTGGGAGAACACATTAAATTACAACAAAACCATTGGTAACCACCAGATCCAGGGGCTGTTGGGAACGAGTTCGCTGGGGACTAAATATGAGGAATACACATCTTCCGGCAACAACCAGGCATCGCCGATCACTTCTTACCACGACCTCAATTCTAACACCATTTCCAAAGCCATCGGCAGCCGGTTGCGGGAAACGACCATTGCATCGTTTTTCGGAAGGGTTAATTACAAGTTGAGCAACAAATATATTTTCCAGGCGTCGCTGCGTGCGGATGGATCTTCGGTTTTGGCCGCAGGGAACAAATGGGGCTATTTTCCTTCCGTTTCGGGAGCTTGGCGCGTGATCGAGGAGCCGTTTTTACAGGATAGCAAGGTTTTCAATGACCTTAAATTGCGCGTGAGCTGGGGAAGATCGGGGAATTCGACCATTGATCCTTATGCTACAAAAGGCGGCTTGGGACTTTCTGCGTATGCTTTCGGGACGAGTGCGGCATTTGGTTACTGGCCAAGCGTGATCCCGAATCCAGCATTAACCTGGGAAACAACGGGCACCTGGAATGCCGGTCTGGACTTTGGGTTGGCCGGAAACAGGATTACGGGAACGGTCGACGTTTACCGCTCACGGACGCGTGATCTGCTGTTGCCCAGCTTGCTGCCGACGCACACGGGTTACAGCGAAATCCTCGAAAACATTGGTCAGGTTGAAAATAAGGGGATTGAGCTTGCGATAACGACGCAAAATATTGCCGGCAAAGCATTCAACTGGTCTACGGACTGGACGTTCACGCTGAACCGCGAAAAGATCATTGCCTTAAATAATGGCGTAACACGCAATGAAGCCAATAAATGGTTTGTGGGCGAGCCTACGAAGGTGTTTTTCGATTATAAAAAGATCGGCATCTGGCAGTTAGGGGAGGAGGAAGCGGCTTTGGATTTTGGACAAAATAAGCCGGGCGATGTAAAAGTGGCCGATATGAACGGCAACGGCGTGGTGGATCCGGGTGACCGCACGACATTCTCGAATGTGCCAAAATTCTCTTTCGGGGTCAATAACCATTTTGAATACAAAAACTTTGACCTGAGCGTGTTCGTCTACGGCCGCATTGGGCATTATATCAATTACGAATATAATGCTGGCGCTTACAAGCCGAGTGCACTTGAAAACTCTTCGAATGTAGATTATTGGACGCCGGAAAATCCGACCAATGCTTTTCCTAGGCCAAACAGCTCATACTCAACCACAAATTATTTATATCAGTCTACTTTGGGTTATGTCAAAGGTTCCTTCGTGAAGATCCGGGATGTGTCGTTGGGCTACAACATTCCTTCGGCTTTAACCAAAAAGATCGGTGTGGGCCGGGTGCGGGTTTATGGAACGCTGCAAAACTATTTCACTTTCAGCAAGATCAAGGATTACGATCCGGAGCGCGGCGGCAATTTGGATTTCCCGCTGGTGAAGCAGATGATCTTTGGTGTAAACATTGATTTTTAA
- a CDS encoding helix-turn-helix transcriptional regulator → MEKDEELTKLGLRIKELRKMKNVTQEELAHVIDKDQQSIQRLEAGKINPSFLYLQQIAKGLGMPLSEIFSEP, encoded by the coding sequence ATGGAAAAGGATGAAGAACTAACGAAGCTTGGTCTAAGAATAAAGGAATTGCGTAAGATGAAAAACGTCACGCAGGAAGAGCTCGCGCACGTGATCGACAAAGATCAGCAATCGATACAACGCCTTGAAGCAGGAAAAATCAATCCATCCTTTCTCTATCTCCAGCAAATCGCCAAAGGCTTGGGGATGCCGCTAAGCGAAATTTTCTCAGAGCCATAA
- a CDS encoding Fic family protein, whose amino-acid sequence MYIHQKKSWPRFTWDHQMISPLLASVRHKQGKLVGRMESLGFSLQEEAVLQTLTLDAVKSNEIEGEILNADQVRSSIARRLGMDIGMLLPADRHVEGVVEMLLDATQNYKETLSEERLFGWHAALFPTGRSGMFKITVGNWRDNSGGPMQVVSGAMGREKVHFEAPASERLPAEMTQFINWFNDDNAKDAVIKAAIAHLWFVTIHPFDDGNGRIARSIADRQLARSDESAQRFYSMSAQIQHKRKHYYDILEETQKGDLDITGWLEWFLYCLDGALEATETTLNTVLNKAKYWKLFTEKSLNDRQKLMLNKLLDGFEGKLNTSKWAKIAKTSPDTALRDIQNLVEQGVLEKEDSGGRSTSYRLVML is encoded by the coding sequence ATGTACATTCATCAAAAAAAATCCTGGCCGAGGTTTACTTGGGATCATCAGATGATCTCTCCACTATTGGCATCTGTGCGTCACAAGCAAGGCAAATTGGTTGGACGAATGGAAAGTCTGGGCTTTTCATTGCAGGAAGAAGCAGTTTTGCAAACGCTGACTCTGGATGCGGTGAAGTCGAATGAGATTGAAGGCGAAATCCTCAATGCAGATCAAGTGCGCTCTTCGATTGCCCGCAGGCTCGGTATGGACATTGGAATGCTCCTGCCAGCGGATCGCCATGTGGAAGGTGTTGTTGAAATGCTCCTTGATGCAACGCAGAATTATAAAGAAACTTTGTCGGAAGAGCGTCTATTTGGATGGCATGCTGCCTTATTTCCCACAGGTCGCAGTGGAATGTTTAAAATCACTGTTGGAAACTGGCGCGACAATTCGGGAGGTCCCATGCAAGTTGTCTCCGGCGCGATGGGACGAGAAAAGGTGCATTTTGAAGCGCCTGCTTCTGAAAGACTGCCTGCCGAAATGACTCAGTTCATAAATTGGTTTAACGATGATAATGCAAAGGATGCGGTAATTAAGGCTGCAATTGCCCATTTATGGTTTGTTACCATTCACCCTTTTGACGACGGCAATGGTAGAATTGCCCGGTCCATCGCCGACAGGCAACTGGCGCGCTCGGATGAAAGCGCGCAGCGTTTTTATAGCATGTCGGCCCAAATCCAGCATAAACGCAAACATTATTACGACATCCTAGAAGAAACGCAAAAAGGCGATCTGGACATTACGGGATGGCTCGAATGGTTTTTGTATTGCCTGGATGGGGCATTAGAAGCAACGGAAACGACTCTCAATACGGTGCTTAACAAAGCAAAATACTGGAAGCTGTTCACAGAAAAGAGTTTAAATGACCGCCAAAAGCTAATGCTCAATAAACTTCTGGACGGGTTTGAAGGGAAGCTCAACACATCCAAATGGGCAAAAATCGCAAAGACCTCCCCGGACACCGCGCTCAGAGACATTCAAAATCTGGTTGAACAGGGCGTTTTAGAAAAGGAAGATTCTGGCGGACGAAGCACGAGTTACCGGCTAGTAATGTTGTAA
- a CDS encoding DUF6973 domain-containing protein: MQKLSLFRRIASCISFLLVFVFAFSNQSCRDDLDTKSSPEKSPAEKFLATEDRMLSYDQFLGQVKGFEDKEMYDHFRSSAEKSLRSSEKIVISFPILPSTTDSVRKLTINNHTTYTIPVYRRSHTGTVFRNIIIDSTDAGVKAYLAWYFPDKKWIQEYKKDRKRSFYGTVIMNNYDGLPSSGRPEGRANLVPVCASVMVLSSIVEHLCCHNSQHTSCGCPTGSKYYFEYQYSTVTTCIDSYIDAFGGYGGSGGGTGGGSGGGTVPNPGGGYDPCVQPKTGTGKTPCTPNTPDPGPVVVPNAAAAPLVSLAKAKGIIFTSTEIAVLNELDQPMLARITDLFSSFADKVTKNYGELMLILTGEAFNAKENEALDALADNVESFKRIMRFMYAANAYAAQKFTSTKYNAFGSTCNNCKGNAFKHALFIILNAETFSKESALTLAAGHENGQLDMDTQMDNKNNAAGVSIFDKFNGSGTAFQWADRVKEATNLGQYGLVFVKNSVLVSTSNVDPTCP, encoded by the coding sequence ATGCAAAAACTCTCTCTTTTCAGACGCATCGCGTCATGCATTTCATTTCTTCTTGTTTTTGTATTTGCATTTTCAAACCAGTCCTGCCGTGACGACCTCGACACCAAGAGTTCTCCTGAAAAAAGCCCGGCTGAGAAGTTTTTAGCGACAGAAGACAGAATGCTTAGCTATGATCAGTTTTTAGGACAGGTCAAAGGATTCGAAGACAAAGAAATGTATGACCATTTCAGATCCAGCGCCGAAAAAAGCCTTCGATCCAGCGAGAAAATTGTAATTTCTTTTCCGATTTTGCCTAGCACAACCGACAGCGTGCGAAAACTAACCATTAACAACCACACGACCTACACCATTCCCGTCTATCGCAGGTCCCACACCGGCACTGTGTTCCGAAACATTATCATAGACTCAACCGATGCGGGTGTCAAGGCATATTTAGCCTGGTATTTCCCGGACAAGAAGTGGATACAGGAATACAAGAAAGACCGTAAGCGGAGCTTCTACGGAACTGTGATCATGAACAATTACGACGGTCTGCCATCCAGCGGAAGACCCGAAGGGCGTGCTAATTTGGTTCCAGTTTGCGCATCTGTAATGGTGCTGTCCAGCATTGTAGAACATTTGTGCTGCCATAACTCGCAACATACATCGTGTGGCTGCCCGACAGGAAGCAAATATTACTTCGAATATCAATACAGCACTGTAACGACCTGCATTGACTCATATATCGACGCATTTGGCGGCTATGGAGGTTCGGGAGGTGGAACCGGAGGAGGCTCAGGGGGAGGAACCGTCCCAAATCCTGGCGGTGGTTATGATCCTTGTGTACAACCTAAAACTGGGACTGGAAAAACACCTTGTACGCCAAATACGCCTGATCCAGGGCCGGTTGTTGTGCCGAATGCAGCGGCTGCACCGCTTGTGAGTTTAGCTAAGGCAAAGGGTATTATCTTCACCTCAACTGAAATCGCGGTTTTGAATGAACTTGATCAGCCAATGTTGGCCAGGATAACTGATTTATTTTCCTCGTTTGCCGATAAGGTTACAAAAAATTATGGCGAGCTAATGCTCATTTTGACTGGTGAAGCCTTCAATGCAAAAGAGAATGAGGCGTTAGATGCGCTTGCTGACAATGTCGAAAGCTTTAAAAGAATAATGAGGTTTATGTATGCTGCCAATGCTTACGCCGCACAAAAGTTCACTAGCACTAAATACAATGCTTTTGGATCAACCTGTAACAATTGTAAGGGAAATGCATTTAAACATGCTTTATTCATAATCCTTAATGCAGAGACCTTTTCAAAAGAATCCGCATTGACACTGGCTGCTGGTCATGAAAACGGACAATTAGACATGGACACGCAGATGGACAATAAAAACAATGCTGCTGGTGTCTCAATATTTGACAAATTTAATGGGTCTGGTACAGCATTTCAGTGGGCTGACCGTGTTAAGGAGGCAACCAATTTGGGACAATACGGTTTAGTGTTTGTTAAGAACTCCGTTCTAGTGAGTACTAGCAACGTAGATCCGACGTGTCCGTAA
- a CDS encoding site-specific integrase, protein MATVKYYLKKPNPNGICLISLYFRYGTEQVVISTNLFTKPKFWDSKNQKLKSGHEGYSELNANLEKWRNEVQKIYQQRLYQRLPITPADLKPLFEREIRIDRYEAAPLKEKSGLTEFIAKYIQSVVAFKNPNTIKTYNSHLKMLLEFQVESKKKSISFNEITLDFYHDLKSFMVEIKKYNENTQNKHTGLLKFFLNEATERKENENLEFKSRRFSTPRKAVDSIYLDEEEIKLLMKLDLSAEPRLEKVRDLFIVGCFTGLRFSDLTTIHAENISPDFKYLKTKTVKTDEYLEIPIHPIVRKVMVKYKDRTPNHLPPAISNQKMNEYLKEIGEKAKLSDDVALFEKKGKVRTQKKVSKFSLITSHTARRSFATNEYLAGTPTYAIMAITGHRTEKAFLTYIKVTKKQYARQISEIWEKRFKDE, encoded by the coding sequence ATGGCAACTGTAAAATACTACTTGAAGAAACCAAACCCAAACGGGATCTGCTTGATTTCCCTGTACTTTCGGTATGGTACTGAGCAGGTTGTCATATCGACAAATCTATTCACCAAGCCCAAGTTCTGGGATTCTAAAAACCAAAAGTTAAAATCAGGCCATGAAGGATATTCAGAGCTAAATGCCAACCTGGAAAAATGGCGAAATGAAGTTCAGAAGATATATCAGCAACGTTTATACCAAAGGCTCCCTATCACTCCTGCCGATTTAAAGCCGCTTTTTGAGCGTGAAATCAGGATCGACAGATACGAAGCTGCTCCATTGAAAGAGAAATCCGGACTGACCGAATTCATTGCCAAATACATTCAATCCGTAGTAGCATTCAAAAATCCCAATACGATTAAAACGTATAACTCACACTTAAAGATGCTCTTAGAGTTCCAGGTAGAATCAAAAAAGAAAAGCATCAGTTTTAATGAGATTACGCTTGACTTCTATCACGATCTCAAAAGTTTTATGGTAGAGATTAAGAAGTACAATGAAAACACACAGAACAAACACACTGGCCTTTTAAAGTTTTTTCTTAACGAGGCAACTGAACGCAAAGAAAATGAAAACCTGGAATTCAAGAGCAGACGGTTTTCAACGCCACGGAAAGCAGTGGATTCGATTTATCTCGATGAAGAAGAGATAAAGTTGCTTATGAAGCTCGACCTGTCTGCTGAACCAAGGCTAGAGAAAGTACGGGATCTTTTCATTGTAGGTTGTTTTACCGGTTTAAGATTCTCTGATCTTACCACCATACATGCAGAAAACATATCGCCTGATTTCAAATATTTGAAAACCAAGACCGTCAAGACTGATGAGTACCTTGAAATCCCTATTCACCCGATTGTCCGGAAGGTCATGGTGAAATATAAGGATAGAACACCGAATCACTTACCACCGGCTATATCCAATCAAAAAATGAATGAGTATCTTAAAGAGATTGGCGAAAAAGCGAAGCTTAGCGATGATGTGGCCTTATTTGAGAAGAAAGGAAAAGTCAGAACCCAGAAAAAGGTTAGTAAATTTTCATTAATTACATCACATACCGCCCGGCGGTCGTTTGCGACCAATGAGTATCTTGCCGGCACACCGACTTACGCTATTATGGCAATTACTGGCCACAGGACTGAAAAGGCATTTCTTACATATATCAAGGTTACAAAGAAGCAGTATGCACGTCAAATATCTGAAATTTGGGAGAAACGATTTAAAGACGAATAA